From a single Micromonospora sp. WMMD1102 genomic region:
- a CDS encoding cation:proton antiporter has protein sequence MTPHAVGQLLLALAVIIAAARGLGAVARRLGQPPVVGEIAAGVLLGPSLFGPGPAELLFPAEIRPALAGLANVGLALFMFIIGYELDQALVRGRVRAAVSVSLGSIVLPLGAGVGLALWLAPRHDVERVTPFALFIGAAMAVTAFPVLARILADRGMVRTGVGALALASAAVDDVVAWTLLAGVVVLGTAGGTPPWQLLLALPYLLVMFLWVRPLLRRLTAARDRAGRLTPNLLGIVLIGLLLSCFATEWLGLHAIFGAFVFGAVMPRAGGEALRYEIFERLEQVAVLLLVPVFFVIAGLEVDLSTVGGAGLLELALILLVAVAGKFGGAYAGARLQGVAPRPAGALASLMNTRGLTEIVILSIGLQLGILSGELFSLMVVMALVTTVMTGPLLALVYPARLVRRDLAEAERAALADDGAYRILVVTTPSPEAGKSGAEAMTVGATGAVAAGVSAVELTALATDLVGARRPAEVVLSRLLPYPVSAIEVGSGLAGELVGMTTALRELARLAEPIRSGGLAAPVFARYTADPVADLAIECDAVRPALVVAADEPPPDGPPTTWIRVAAPPPEGWRSVLVRLPRSGGEAVLRIGAQLAAARDAELRVAAGARPGRRIEAAVRALTASGMRVRLDTGPDTDTDPGPDTDADTGPGQVAGLGCGLGSGAGGDTDLGSDPGSGSGVDAGSGPGVRERAGTSSLVVAVQGPAHLVVRVPRAEAREEPQDWVRQLGPPTVDALGSSVEAVGCDTYPTSGHGVVGLGSSGGKSG, from the coding sequence ATGACCCCGCACGCGGTCGGGCAACTGCTGCTCGCCCTCGCGGTGATCATCGCGGCGGCCCGTGGCTTGGGTGCGGTGGCCAGGCGCCTCGGGCAGCCGCCGGTGGTCGGCGAGATCGCGGCCGGCGTCCTGCTCGGCCCGTCGCTGTTCGGTCCGGGACCGGCCGAGCTGCTCTTCCCGGCCGAGATCCGGCCCGCGCTCGCCGGGCTGGCCAACGTCGGCCTGGCGCTGTTCATGTTCATCATCGGCTACGAACTGGACCAGGCGCTGGTGCGGGGACGGGTCCGGGCGGCCGTCTCGGTCTCGCTCGGCTCCATCGTCCTGCCGCTCGGTGCCGGTGTCGGGCTGGCGCTCTGGCTGGCGCCCCGGCACGACGTCGAACGGGTCACGCCGTTCGCGCTCTTCATCGGCGCCGCGATGGCGGTCACCGCGTTCCCGGTACTCGCCCGGATCCTGGCCGACCGGGGGATGGTCCGTACCGGGGTCGGCGCGCTGGCCCTGGCGAGCGCGGCCGTGGACGACGTGGTCGCCTGGACGCTGCTGGCCGGCGTGGTGGTGCTCGGCACCGCGGGCGGTACGCCGCCCTGGCAACTGCTGTTGGCGCTGCCCTACCTGCTGGTGATGTTCCTCTGGGTACGCCCGCTGCTGCGCCGGCTGACCGCCGCCCGGGACCGGGCCGGCCGGCTCACCCCCAACCTGCTCGGGATCGTCCTGATCGGACTGCTGCTCTCCTGCTTCGCCACCGAGTGGCTCGGCCTGCACGCAATCTTCGGCGCGTTCGTCTTCGGTGCGGTGATGCCCCGGGCCGGCGGCGAGGCCCTCCGGTACGAGATCTTCGAGCGGCTGGAACAGGTCGCGGTCCTGCTGCTGGTGCCGGTCTTCTTCGTCATCGCCGGTCTCGAGGTCGACCTGTCCACGGTGGGCGGCGCCGGGCTGCTGGAACTGGCGCTGATCCTGCTGGTGGCGGTCGCCGGCAAGTTCGGCGGCGCGTACGCCGGAGCCCGGCTCCAGGGTGTCGCGCCCCGGCCGGCGGGTGCGCTGGCCAGCCTGATGAACACCAGGGGGCTCACCGAGATCGTGATCCTCAGCATCGGGTTGCAGCTGGGCATCCTGAGCGGCGAACTCTTCTCGCTGATGGTGGTGATGGCGCTGGTCACCACGGTGATGACCGGCCCGCTGCTGGCGCTGGTCTATCCGGCCCGGCTGGTACGCCGCGACCTCGCCGAGGCCGAGCGGGCCGCGCTGGCCGACGACGGGGCGTACCGGATCCTCGTCGTGACGACGCCGTCCCCGGAAGCGGGAAAGAGCGGGGCGGAGGCGATGACTGTCGGTGCGACGGGGGCGGTGGCCGCGGGCGTGTCGGCCGTCGAGCTGACCGCGCTGGCGACCGACCTGGTCGGCGCCCGCCGGCCGGCCGAGGTGGTGCTGAGCCGGCTGCTGCCGTACCCGGTCTCGGCGATCGAGGTCGGCAGCGGTCTTGCCGGCGAACTCGTCGGGATGACCACGGCGTTGCGGGAGCTGGCCCGGCTGGCCGAGCCGATCCGCTCCGGCGGGCTGGCTGCGCCGGTTTTCGCCCGCTACACGGCGGACCCGGTGGCCGACCTGGCGATCGAGTGTGACGCGGTCCGCCCGGCCCTGGTCGTGGCGGCGGACGAGCCGCCGCCGGACGGCCCGCCGACGACCTGGATCAGGGTCGCCGCCCCGCCGCCGGAGGGTTGGCGGTCGGTGCTGGTCCGGCTTCCCCGGTCGGGCGGCGAGGCGGTGCTCCGGATCGGCGCGCAGCTCGCCGCCGCCCGGGACGCCGAGCTGCGGGTGGCGGCCGGCGCCCGCCCCGGCCGCCGGATCGAAGCGGCGGTCCGGGCCCTGACCGCATCCGGAATGCGGGTACGGCTGGACACCGGCCCCGACACCGACACCGACCCCGGCCCCGACACCGACGCCGACACCGGCCCCGGCCAGGTCGCCGGCCTCGGCTGCGGCCTCGGCAGCGGCGCGGGCGGTGACACCGACCTCGGCTCGGACCCTGGCAGCGGCAGCGGCGTCGACGCCGGTAGCGGCCCCGGCGTGCGGGAGCGGGCCGGGACGTCGTCGCTGGTGGTCGCCGTGCAGGGCCCGGCGCACCTCGTCGTCCGGGTTCCCCGGGCCGAGGCTCGGGAAGAGCCGCAGGACTGGGTACGGCAGCTCGGTCCGCCCACCGTGGACGCCCTCGGATCGTCCGTCGAGGCGGTCGGGTGTGATACTTACCCGACCTCCGGGCACGGGGTGGTGGGACTGGGTAGCAGTGGGGGCAAGTCGGGATGA
- a CDS encoding protein kinase — protein MRGIADYRFVRPLGSGNHGHFYLAERPSRLPVAAETVAVKVLFAESVDAAFRRATRELAAFAAVRSPYVVAPYDAGQHDGLFYYAMEYLPDGSLAAPADPPTPAAGLRALADAARAAANLHAAGIVHRDIKPGNVLLRPGGGKLSDLGLAQVFTEGVTVTGMGPVDSVEFVDPAVLLGEASSPAADVWSLGVTLHRLVAGDALYPGLRAGDGLLALRTVLSTPPRPSPALPPEVRDLVTDCLAPPDRRPDAATVAARLDRLAEAAG, from the coding sequence ATGCGGGGGATCGCCGACTACCGGTTCGTCAGGCCGCTCGGCTCGGGCAACCACGGACACTTCTACCTGGCCGAACGTCCGTCCCGACTGCCGGTGGCCGCCGAGACGGTCGCGGTGAAGGTGCTCTTCGCCGAGTCGGTCGACGCGGCGTTCCGGCGGGCGACCCGGGAACTGGCCGCGTTCGCCGCCGTCCGCTCGCCGTACGTCGTCGCACCCTACGACGCGGGCCAGCACGACGGGCTCTTCTACTACGCCATGGAGTACCTGCCGGACGGCTCGCTGGCCGCGCCCGCCGACCCGCCGACCCCGGCGGCCGGGCTGCGGGCGCTCGCCGACGCCGCGCGGGCCGCCGCCAACCTGCACGCCGCCGGGATCGTGCACCGGGACATCAAGCCCGGGAACGTACTGCTGCGCCCCGGTGGCGGGAAACTGTCGGATCTCGGCCTGGCGCAGGTCTTCACCGAGGGCGTCACGGTGACCGGCATGGGGCCGGTGGACTCGGTGGAGTTCGTCGACCCGGCGGTGCTGCTCGGCGAGGCGTCGAGTCCCGCCGCCGACGTCTGGTCGCTGGGCGTGACCCTGCACCGGCTGGTCGCCGGGGACGCACTCTATCCGGGGCTGCGCGCCGGCGACGGGCTGCTGGCGCTGCGGACGGTCCTTTCCACCCCACCCCGGCCGAGCCCCGCGCTGCCGCCCGAGGTGCGCGACCTGGTGACCGACTGCCTCGCCCCGCCGGACCGGCGACCGGACGCCGCGACGGTGGCGGCCCGGCTGGACCGGCTCGCCGAGGCCGCCGGATGA
- a CDS encoding FHA domain-containing protein codes for MTIREPDPGTPFVSVLLIPGHTDPTVDLAAAADTVDLSAAETAPLRPRPVLVEGADCKRGHFNDPAARFCQQCGIAMHQLTLVTRRAPRPPLGVLLLDDGTTFRLDTDYVVGRAPEADGEVTAGRARALRIAGDGAGVSRRHLRVVLTGWQVRVLDLGSANGTGVRLPGDPSTDWVGAGTPVRVVPGSRVDFGSRWLRYESHRNL; via the coding sequence GTGACCATCCGCGAACCCGACCCCGGGACCCCGTTCGTCTCGGTACTGCTGATCCCCGGCCACACCGACCCGACCGTCGACCTGGCCGCCGCCGCCGACACCGTCGACCTGTCGGCGGCGGAGACCGCGCCGCTGCGACCCCGGCCAGTCCTGGTAGAGGGCGCCGACTGCAAGCGGGGGCACTTCAACGATCCGGCGGCGCGCTTTTGCCAGCAGTGCGGGATCGCCATGCACCAGCTCACCCTGGTCACCCGGCGGGCTCCCCGGCCGCCGCTCGGAGTACTGCTGCTCGACGACGGTACGACGTTCCGGCTGGACACCGACTATGTCGTCGGGCGGGCACCCGAGGCGGACGGCGAGGTGACCGCCGGCCGGGCCAGGGCGCTGCGGATCGCCGGCGACGGCGCCGGGGTCTCCCGCCGGCACCTGCGGGTCGTGCTGACCGGCTGGCAGGTCCGGGTCCTCGACCTCGGCTCGGCCAACGGTACGGGGGTGCGACTTCCCGGCGACCCGTCGACCGACTGGGTCGGTGCGGGTACCCCGGTCCGGGTCGTGCCGGGCAGCCGGGTCGACTTCGGCTCGCGCTGGCTCCGCTACGAGTCACACCGGAACCTCTGA
- a CDS encoding isoprenyl transferase: MTNRTGRQPVPPTPHPSGARPPALPAEALPKHVAVVMDGNGRWAKQRGLPRTKGHEQGEYSLFDTIEGAIELGVPYLSAYAFSTENWRRSPDEVRFLMGFNREVIRRRRDQLVDLGVRVVWSGRTGRLWKSVISELQTAEEMSRGNSTLTLQFCVNYGGQAEIADAAAAIARDVAAGRVDPAKVNEKMISRYLYHPEVPPVDMFLRPSGEQRISNFLLWQSAYAELVYLDTLWPDFDRRHLWYACELYAQRDRRFGGALPNPVAPGPASG; this comes from the coding sequence ATGACCAACCGGACCGGTCGGCAGCCGGTGCCACCCACTCCGCACCCGTCCGGGGCCCGGCCTCCGGCGCTGCCGGCCGAGGCGCTGCCCAAGCACGTGGCGGTGGTGATGGACGGCAACGGGCGCTGGGCCAAGCAGCGCGGCCTGCCCCGGACCAAGGGACACGAGCAGGGCGAGTACTCGCTCTTCGACACCATCGAGGGTGCGATCGAGCTGGGCGTCCCCTACCTGTCGGCGTACGCCTTCTCCACGGAGAACTGGCGGCGCTCGCCGGACGAGGTGCGCTTCCTGATGGGCTTCAACCGGGAGGTCATCCGGCGCCGCCGGGACCAGTTGGTGGACCTGGGGGTCCGGGTGGTCTGGTCGGGGCGGACCGGCCGGCTCTGGAAGAGCGTGATCTCGGAGTTGCAGACCGCCGAGGAGATGTCCCGGGGCAACTCGACGCTCACCCTCCAGTTCTGCGTCAACTACGGCGGGCAGGCCGAGATCGCCGACGCCGCCGCCGCGATCGCCCGGGACGTCGCCGCCGGCAGGGTCGACCCGGCCAAGGTCAACGAGAAGATGATCTCGCGGTACCTCTACCACCCCGAGGTGCCGCCGGTCGACATGTTCCTGCGCCCCTCCGGCGAGCAGCGCATCTCCAACTTCCTGCTCTGGCAGAGCGCGTACGCCGAACTGGTCTACCTGGACACCCTCTGGCCGGACTTCGACCGCCGCCACCTCTGGTACGCCTGCGAGCTGTACGCCCAGCGGGACCGCCGGTTCGGCGGCGCGCTGCCCAACCCGGTGGCACCCGGCCCGGCATCCGGCTGA
- the recO gene encoding DNA repair protein RecO, translating to MPGYRRQLYRDDAVVLRVQKLGESDRIITLLTRRHGRLRAVARGVRRTTSRFGARLEPFGHVDLQIAGDPKGEQGSSLHSISQVEGIRLYGKAFVADYPRYTAASAIAETAERLTPVEREPSLRLFQLTLGGLRALADGEHASTLVLDAYLLRGMGLAGWAPALVGCAVCGTPGRHGAFSVPAGGCVCPDCRPPGAAHPAPATLDLMAALAAGDWSTADAAEQPYRRECSGLVAAHLQWHLERGLRSLPLVDRGSTGERTERARHVPPPGPADVAKEAQ from the coding sequence GTGCCCGGGTACCGCCGACAGCTCTACCGCGACGACGCGGTGGTGCTGCGCGTCCAGAAACTCGGCGAGTCCGACCGGATCATCACCCTGCTGACCCGCCGGCACGGCCGGCTGCGCGCGGTCGCCCGGGGGGTACGCCGGACCACCTCGCGGTTCGGTGCCCGGCTGGAGCCGTTCGGCCACGTCGACCTCCAGATCGCCGGTGACCCCAAGGGCGAGCAGGGCAGTTCGCTGCACTCGATAAGTCAGGTGGAGGGGATCCGGCTCTACGGCAAGGCGTTCGTCGCCGACTATCCCCGCTACACGGCGGCGAGTGCGATCGCCGAGACAGCGGAGCGGCTCACCCCGGTCGAGCGGGAGCCGTCGCTGCGGCTGTTCCAGCTCACCCTGGGCGGGCTGCGCGCACTTGCCGACGGGGAGCACGCCAGCACCCTGGTGCTGGACGCGTACCTGCTGCGCGGGATGGGGCTGGCCGGTTGGGCGCCGGCGCTTGTCGGCTGTGCCGTCTGCGGTACGCCGGGCCGGCACGGCGCCTTCTCGGTACCCGCCGGGGGTTGTGTCTGCCCGGACTGCCGGCCGCCCGGTGCCGCCCATCCGGCGCCGGCCACCCTCGACCTGATGGCCGCGCTCGCCGCCGGGGACTGGTCGACGGCCGACGCCGCCGAACAGCCGTACCGCCGGGAGTGCAGCGGGCTGGTGGCGGCGCACCTGCAGTGGCATCTGGAGCGCGGGTTACGCTCGTTGCCGCTGGTCGACAGGGGATCGACAGGTGAGCGTACGGAGCGGGCGCGGCACGTCCCACCGCCCGGTCCGGCGGACGTAGCGAAGGAAGCACAGTGA
- a CDS encoding DUF4097 family beta strand repeat-containing protein: MLVSRTTALTGGLALAALIALAGCDGLAEQRLTYDRTEDVKITEIEVLPGSGNVVVRTGAVQNVRIERVVQYRGPQPDDSTYRIEGTKLILDTDCGKHCGVSYDILAPAGVALRGENGSGDVNLTALTEVDIKVGSGDITVTDVDGPVRVETGSGDIRLTRLPGTVSARAGSGSVEGRSLGAGKVDAQTGSGDISLTLAAPGPVQANASSGSIDLTVPAGGYQVRTHADSGNTDVKVPNDPAAKAVLDLQTGSGDITVRSS, encoded by the coding sequence ATGCTGGTTTCCCGGACCACCGCCCTGACCGGCGGGCTCGCCCTGGCCGCCCTGATCGCCCTGGCCGGCTGTGATGGCCTCGCCGAGCAGCGGCTCACCTACGACCGCACCGAGGACGTGAAGATCACCGAGATCGAGGTGCTCCCCGGCTCCGGAAACGTAGTGGTACGCACCGGAGCCGTACAGAACGTCCGGATCGAGCGGGTGGTGCAGTACCGCGGCCCGCAACCGGACGACTCGACCTACCGGATCGAGGGTACGAAGCTGATCCTGGACACCGACTGCGGCAAGCACTGCGGGGTGTCGTACGACATCCTCGCCCCGGCCGGGGTCGCGCTGCGCGGCGAGAACGGCTCCGGCGACGTCAACCTGACCGCGCTGACCGAGGTGGACATCAAGGTCGGCTCCGGCGACATCACGGTGACCGACGTCGACGGCCCGGTACGCGTCGAGACCGGCTCCGGGGACATCCGGCTCACCCGGCTGCCCGGCACCGTCTCGGCGCGGGCCGGCTCCGGATCGGTCGAGGGACGCTCGCTCGGTGCCGGGAAGGTCGACGCGCAGACGGGTTCCGGCGACATCTCGCTGACCCTGGCCGCCCCCGGCCCGGTCCAGGCCAACGCGTCGAGCGGCTCGATCGACCTGACCGTACCGGCCGGCGGCTACCAGGTGCGGACACACGCCGACTCGGGCAACACCGACGTGAAGGTGCCGAACGACCCGGCCGCGAAGGCCGTACTCGACCTCCAGACCGGCAGCGGCGACATCACCGTCCGGTCCAGCTGA
- a CDS encoding acyltransferase, whose translation MRNRYYDLLRCLAIVRVVVYHVTGWAFLTLAFPAMSVMFALGGALMASSLDRFGPAAVGRRLRRLLPSLWLVALVFVPAMLLTGLAPSWRLVFWVLPLADPPANTWGALVLSVVWYLRDYLWFVLVSPAARWLFRRWPVPTLLAPYLLLGVVEFGFPDAPGVLRDFGLYYGAWLLGFAQHDGLLRRLSRRLLFGIAVPVGIAGLGWILGHPGPRGYDLNDVPLGNALWSVAFVLLVFGLAPPAAAGVDRAGGDRVVGWVDRVVAGVDRRVRLGRAVTVLNSRALTVYLWHMPFVIAVNELLSGLGLAHSSALGLAARLAAVAVLVGVAVAVFGWVEDLAARRPPRLLPAAPERTPALPVRAPAGAGELPAPAGQPAGFSWTGR comes from the coding sequence ATGCGAAACCGGTACTACGACCTGCTCCGCTGCCTCGCCATCGTCCGTGTCGTCGTCTACCACGTCACCGGCTGGGCCTTCCTCACCCTCGCCTTTCCCGCCATGTCGGTGATGTTCGCGCTGGGCGGTGCGCTGATGGCCAGTTCGCTGGACCGGTTCGGCCCGGCCGCGGTCGGGCGCCGGCTGCGTCGCCTGCTGCCCTCGCTCTGGCTGGTGGCGCTGGTCTTCGTGCCCGCCATGCTGCTGACCGGCCTGGCGCCGTCCTGGCGGCTGGTGTTCTGGGTACTGCCGCTGGCCGATCCGCCGGCCAACACCTGGGGCGCGCTGGTGCTGAGCGTGGTCTGGTACCTGCGCGACTACCTGTGGTTCGTGCTCGTATCCCCGGCGGCCCGCTGGCTGTTCCGGCGCTGGCCGGTGCCGACGCTGCTGGCGCCGTACCTGCTGCTCGGGGTGGTCGAGTTCGGGTTCCCCGACGCGCCGGGGGTGCTGCGGGACTTCGGGCTCTACTACGGGGCCTGGCTGCTCGGCTTCGCCCAGCACGACGGGCTGCTGCGCCGGCTGTCCCGCCGGCTGCTGTTCGGGATCGCCGTGCCGGTCGGCATCGCCGGTCTCGGCTGGATCCTCGGTCATCCGGGGCCGCGCGGCTACGACCTGAACGACGTACCGCTGGGTAACGCGCTCTGGTCGGTCGCGTTCGTGCTGCTGGTCTTCGGCCTGGCCCCGCCGGCCGCCGCCGGGGTCGACCGCGCGGGGGGCGACCGGGTGGTCGGCTGGGTCGACCGGGTCGTCGCCGGGGTCGACCGCCGGGTACGGCTGGGCCGGGCGGTGACCGTGCTGAACAGCCGGGCGCTTACCGTCTATCTCTGGCACATGCCCTTCGTGATCGCCGTCAACGAGCTGCTCTCCGGGCTGGGGCTGGCCCATTCCTCCGCGCTCGGCCTGGCGGCCCGGCTGGCCGCCGTCGCGGTGCTGGTGGGGGTCGCGGTGGCCGTCTTCGGCTGGGTCGAGGACCTGGCCGCCCGTCGCCCGCCCCGCCTGCTGCCCGCCGCCCCGGAGCGGACGCCCGCACTCCCGGTGCGGGCGCCGGCCGGTGCCGGGGAGTTGCCGGCGCCGGCCGGGCAACCCGCCGGGTTCAGCTGGACCGGACGGTGA